From a region of the Streptomyces sp. NBC_01454 genome:
- a CDS encoding MerR family transcriptional regulator, with protein MRIGEIAGLVGVSTRAVRHYHHLGLLPEPVRRANGYREYGLADAVTLARLRRLVELGLGLEEVRDVLADDSGRELAEVLAELDADLARQEEAIRSRRVRLAALRRQAEELGGLPAEGPVSDELAAVFGKMARVSAARPGPEPAMAAKEREVLALLETTGQEPGRRRVAEVLGEMAAEPGAVERMYEVYGLFEALAEAAPDDPRVARAAQALADCVPDAVAAELVGPAGTARPDAAAENGFLAAFHAQFTPAQAAAVRGAVHLITERAR; from the coding sequence ATGAGAATCGGGGAAATCGCGGGGCTGGTCGGCGTCAGCACCCGCGCGGTGCGTCACTACCACCACCTCGGGCTGCTGCCCGAGCCCGTCCGCCGGGCCAACGGCTACCGGGAGTACGGGCTGGCGGACGCGGTCACGCTCGCGCGGCTGCGCCGGCTGGTGGAGCTGGGGCTCGGGCTGGAGGAGGTGCGCGACGTGCTGGCGGACGACTCCGGGCGGGAGCTGGCCGAGGTGCTGGCCGAGCTGGATGCGGATCTGGCCCGGCAGGAGGAGGCGATCCGCTCTCGGCGGGTGCGGCTGGCCGCCCTGCGGCGGCAGGCGGAGGAGCTCGGCGGACTGCCCGCCGAGGGGCCCGTCTCGGATGAACTGGCCGCCGTCTTCGGGAAGATGGCCCGTGTCTCCGCCGCCCGCCCCGGTCCGGAACCCGCCATGGCGGCGAAGGAACGGGAGGTGCTGGCGCTGCTCGAAACGACGGGGCAGGAACCCGGGCGCCGGCGGGTGGCGGAGGTGCTGGGGGAGATGGCCGCGGAGCCGGGGGCGGTGGAGCGGATGTACGAGGTGTACGGGCTGTTCGAGGCGCTGGCGGAGGCCGCGCCGGACGACCCGCGGGTGGCGCGGGCCGCGCAGGCGCTCGCCGACTGCGTGCCGGACGCGGTGGCCGCCGAGCTCGTCGGCCCCGCGGGGACGGCCCGGCCGGACGCGGCGGCGGAGAACGGTTTTCTGGCGGCGTTCCACGCGCAGTTCACGCCCGCGCAGGCCGCGGCCGTGCGCGGGGCGGTCCACCTGATCACGGAGCGTGCGCGATGA
- a CDS encoding RNB domain-containing ribonuclease, translating into MPRLHMHVTDAAESPLRLALHELRGRLEIPDHFPPTAQAEADSAARAPRIPAADGAVATEHTLEDATDLPLFTLDPPGSLDLDQAMFLARRTGGGYRVHYAIADVASFVTPGGALDAEAHHRVTTLYFPDERVPLYPPVLSEGAAGLLPDQDRPAVLWQLDLDADGAPAGVRVRRALVRSRARLDYAAVQPILDDGTAEEPLALLREIGLLREEREVARGATSLNVPEQEIVEEDGCYRLDYRAPLPVYGWHAQISLLTGMAAAELMLSAGTGILRTLPTAPDGSVARLRLTARALGVDWPHHTSYAALLRTLDPRRPAHAAFLQDCTALLRGAGYTAFDGTAPPASEALHAAVAAPYAHATAPLRRLVDRYTSELCLAASAGAEAPSWVRGALADLPREMELGTRRAHQVERACVDLVEAALLRDRVGEVFEGLVVEIQEKDPTQGTVHLVDPAVVGPVEAAPEGPALPLGRRIPVRLAEADPGHHPVRFTAA; encoded by the coding sequence ATGCCCCGTCTCCATATGCATGTGACCGACGCAGCCGAGTCCCCGCTGCGGCTGGCCCTGCACGAGCTGCGCGGACGGCTGGAGATCCCGGACCACTTCCCGCCCACGGCGCAGGCCGAGGCGGACAGCGCCGCCCGTGCCCCGCGGATCCCGGCCGCCGACGGCGCGGTGGCGACCGAGCACACCCTGGAGGACGCCACCGACCTCCCGCTCTTCACCCTCGACCCGCCCGGCTCCCTCGACCTCGACCAGGCCATGTTCCTCGCGCGCCGCACCGGCGGCGGCTACCGCGTCCACTACGCCATCGCCGACGTCGCCTCCTTCGTGACCCCCGGTGGTGCCCTGGACGCCGAGGCCCACCACCGGGTGACGACCCTCTACTTCCCCGACGAGCGGGTCCCGCTGTACCCGCCCGTGCTGAGTGAGGGCGCCGCCGGCCTGCTGCCCGACCAGGACCGCCCGGCCGTCCTGTGGCAGCTCGACCTCGACGCGGACGGCGCCCCGGCCGGCGTCCGGGTGCGCCGCGCCCTGGTCCGCTCCCGCGCCAGGCTGGACTACGCCGCCGTGCAGCCGATCCTCGACGACGGGACGGCCGAGGAGCCGCTCGCCCTGCTCCGCGAGATCGGACTGCTGCGCGAGGAGCGGGAGGTCGCCCGGGGCGCGACCTCCCTGAACGTCCCGGAGCAGGAGATCGTCGAGGAGGACGGCTGCTACCGCCTCGACTACCGCGCCCCGCTCCCGGTCTACGGCTGGCACGCGCAAATCTCCCTGCTCACCGGCATGGCGGCGGCCGAGCTGATGCTGTCCGCCGGCACCGGCATCCTCCGCACGCTCCCCACCGCCCCGGACGGCTCGGTCGCCCGGCTGCGGCTGACCGCCCGGGCGCTCGGCGTCGACTGGCCGCACCACACCTCGTACGCGGCGCTGCTGCGCACCCTCGACCCGCGCCGCCCCGCCCACGCCGCGTTCCTCCAGGACTGCACCGCGCTGCTGCGCGGCGCCGGCTACACCGCCTTCGACGGCACCGCACCCCCGGCCTCCGAAGCCCTGCACGCCGCGGTCGCCGCCCCGTACGCGCACGCCACCGCACCACTGCGGCGGCTCGTCGACCGCTACACCTCCGAACTGTGCCTGGCCGCCTCGGCCGGCGCCGAGGCGCCCTCCTGGGTCCGCGGCGCGCTGGCCGACCTGCCACGGGAGATGGAGCTGGGCACCCGGCGTGCCCACCAGGTGGAGCGGGCCTGTGTCGACCTCGTCGAGGCGGCGCTGCTGCGGGACCGGGTGGGGGAGGTCTTCGAGGGCCTGGTCGTCGAGATCCAGGAGAAGGACCCCACCCAGGGCACCGTCCACCTCGTCGACCCGGCCGTCGTCGGCCCCGTCGAAGCGGCCCCGGAAGGTCCCGCGCTGCCGCTCGGCCGCCGTATCCCGGTCCGCCTCGCCGAGGCCGACCCGGGCCACCACCCGGTCCGCTTCACGGCCGCGTGA
- the yaaA gene encoding peroxide stress protein YaaA → MLVLLPPSEGKAAGGKGAPLDTGALSLPGLTAAREEVLAELVELCAADETKAQEVLGLSEGLKSEIAKNAGLRTAGARPAGEIYTGVLYDALGLASLDAAARRRARRSLLVFSGLWGAVGVGDRIPSYRCSMGVKLPGLGALGAYWRAPMAEVLPAAAGDGLVLDLRSAAYATAWKPKGEVAGRTATVRVLQSRTVAGVEKRTVVSHFNKATKGRLVRDLLTSGRAPDGPAELVEALRELGYAVEAQPPEKRGKAWAVDVIVTEL, encoded by the coding sequence GTGCTCGTGCTGTTGCCGCCGTCCGAAGGGAAGGCCGCGGGAGGGAAGGGGGCGCCGCTGGACACCGGGGCGCTGTCGCTGCCGGGGCTGACCGCGGCGCGCGAGGAGGTGCTCGCGGAGCTCGTCGAGCTGTGTGCCGCGGACGAGACCAAGGCGCAGGAGGTGCTCGGGCTCAGCGAGGGCCTGAAGAGCGAGATCGCGAAGAATGCGGGGCTGCGGACGGCGGGGGCCCGGCCGGCCGGGGAGATCTACACCGGGGTGCTCTATGACGCGCTCGGTCTGGCGTCGCTGGACGCGGCGGCGCGGCGGCGGGCCCGGCGCTCGCTGCTGGTGTTCTCGGGGCTGTGGGGCGCCGTCGGGGTCGGCGACCGGATTCCGTCGTACCGCTGCTCGATGGGGGTGAAGCTGCCGGGCCTGGGCGCGCTGGGCGCGTACTGGCGGGCGCCGATGGCCGAGGTGCTGCCCGCGGCGGCCGGGGACGGGCTGGTGCTCGATCTGCGGTCGGCGGCGTATGCGACGGCGTGGAAGCCCAAGGGCGAGGTGGCCGGGCGGACCGCGACGGTGCGGGTGCTGCAGTCCAGGACCGTGGCCGGGGTGGAGAAGCGGACGGTGGTCAGCCACTTCAACAAGGCGACCAAGGGGCGGCTGGTGCGGGACCTGCTGACGTCGGGGCGCGCGCCGGACGGCCCGGCGGAGCTGGTGGAGGCGCTGCGGGAGCTGGGTTACGCGGTGGAGGCGCAGCCTCCGGAGAAGCGCGGGAAGG